GGGAGAAGACCCCGCCGCCGGTGCAAGAGCCGGAGCCAGACCTTTTCAACCTGGTCGTGCCGCCAGAGCTGGATGAAAACGAAGTCGAGCCCTTTTCTCCGCACGACCCGGGTAAGCAGTCCGAATTCGATTTCCCCCGCCTGGAAGACAACCGCGGACTTTTCGAGCGCACCGAGGCCAACCTGTACGAAGGCGAAGATCTCGACATCCCCACCTATCTGCGGCGGGGCATCAAGATCGCGGTCGAGTCCCGCAAGGCCTAGCGTCGACCTTTTGCAAAGAGAGGATCCGTGAAGGATAGAAGCTCACCCGCTCTCGGGTGAGCTTTTCTTTTGGCGCACGCTACATCACGAGCAGCCCGATCAGGGCCAGCGTGCTCAGGATCAGCAGCACCACCAGCGCGCGCTTTTCCTGCTTGGTCAGCTCGAAGGGCATCTCGGGAGTGTGGGGCGCACATCGCTGGTTGGCGAGTTGGAAGCGGTTTGTTAACTATGTTAACTAAATCGGTAACATTTGATTAACATATTGCCTTCGCGGTTCTGTACCCTGAAAAGGGCTACGCATCATGAAAAAGCCTTTCATGCCCCTTACCTTGATCCCCCTGCTGGCGCTGCCGGTCTGGGCGGAAGAACCGGAAGTGTTCGAGCTGGCGCCGATCGCCGTCACGCCCAGCCTGACGGCCAACGAGACGCCGGCCAGCGGGTTTGAGCTACCCGTCACGCTCTTGCGCTACGAGACGCGGGTAGACGTGCAGTCGCGTGGTTTGGCCGAAACACAGGCCGATGTGTCGATCCGGGGTGGCATTTTTGAGAACACCAGCTTTACCCTCGGCGCGCTGCCGCTTTACGATCCGCAGACGGGGCACTACTTCGCCGAATTGCCGGTCGACCCGCACATGCTGCGTCGCCCGACCGTGATGACGGGGGTCGCGCACGCACTGGGCGGCTTCAACGCCACCAGCGGCACGGTCGCCTACCAATTTGCGCCCATCGACACCCGGGGTGAGTTGAGCCTCGGCTACACCTTGCCCGATGGGAACAGCCAGTCGCTCTACCAAGGCTATCGCCTGGAACAGCCCGTATTGGGTCGGCAACTGGCGGTCGATTTTGGCGCCGCGCGCAGCCTGGGGGACGGCACGGTCGATCGGGGAGACTACCAGATGGAGCGCCTCAGCGGTCGGGTGCAGCTACGCGGCGAGCAGGGGCAGACGGACGTCTTCGCTGCCTATATGGACAAGGAATACGGCTGGCCCAACATGTATACGGGTGGTCTCTACGGCACGGCTAACGAATACGACGCCTACGAGGTGTTCCTGACGGGCTTCAACCACCAGCAGCGTTACGGCGAGGGCAGCGAACTTGCCGTGGGTGGGTATTACCGCAGCCTGCTCGACGACTACGAATTCAACCGCGACGCTCCCAACAATGCGTTTGAGCACGAGACGCGGGTATGGGGTGGGGGCGTGCAAGGTCGCCATGTCTTTGGCCCGGCGTGGGCGCTGGTCTACAGTAGTTCGCTGCTGGCCGACACCTTGGAATCGACGGGGCTCACGCACGGCAAATTCATGAGCCGCACCTATTGGAGCGTCGACGCTGCCGCCGAATACAGCCATCACCTTTCGGCTGAGAGCGATTTGAGCCTGCTGGCAGGCACCAGCTATCTGGAGACCAATCGTGACAAGGGCACCGTTTCGCCGCTCGCCCGGGTGGCTTGGCAGCATCGGGGCGACCAACGCACCCAGCAGGTCTATGCCGAGGTGGCGGGGGACAGCCAGGTCATGGGTTATACCGCCCTCAACTCCAGTGAGACGGGCGGGCTCTTTCGGGGTAACCGCGCGCTGGGGCCCGTCCGCACCACCAATTACGAGTTCGGCTACCAGATCGACACCGAAACGCTTTCGGCCCGGGCCGCCATCTTTTACCGCACGGCGCAGGACTTTGTGGACTGGGTCTACATCACTGGCGGCACGGGGGCACGCTACGCCCGCGCCTTCGACGTGGATACGACCGGCGTTGAGCTGATGGCGACCCGCCGCTGGGAAGCTGCCAGCGCCACCCTCGGCTATGCCTATCTGGACAAGGATCCTGAGCTGGGTTCGCTGGAAGGCGGGTTCGATGCCTCGTTTTACGGCCTCAACTACGCCGAGCACCGGCTGACTCTCTCGGGCGTGTTGAACCTGCCGAGCTTCCTGGAATGGCGGGCCGATGTCGAAGCGCGCGAGCAGGAAGAAAACGCCCTGCGTCAGGATGGGGACCGTGCTCTGCTGATCTCGCTGGGCCTGACCTGGAACGTGCAATGGGTCGAACGACTTTCGCTCGACCTGGTGGTCGACAACGTTCTGAACACAAATTTTCAGGACCTGCCGGGAACCCCGGGGGAAGGCCGCTCAGGCAGCCTGCGTGCGATCTACCGCTGGTAAGATTTTTCCGCTCAGGGCATCCTCAAGCAAATGATGGGCCCCACGCCTGTTATGGTGTGGGGTTCTTCTTGTGCTATCTAAAGGTGCACAAAAAAGCCCGTTGCTTTTGGGCAACGGGCCGTAAAGTCATTGAAACCTGAAGGCAGCTTAGCTCTGAATGCCTTCGAGGGTCGAAGGAAGGTCGATCGGGTCGATATCGTCAGGGCCGTCACCTTCGGGATCCAGAGGCCCTTCCACGTCGGTGCCACCACCGGTTTCTTCGGTGGGAACCGGATCGGGTTCGATGTCAGGCAGGCGTTCGATTGCTTGCGCTTCGGTCAGGTTCGCGTCCGGCGCGGCATTGCGGGCAAAAGTTTCGGCGTTCTGGCGGCCAGTGGTGCCGGCGCTGCTTTGGGCGGCTGCGGCGGTGTTGGCGATCTTGGCCAGGATCTCGGCGCGCGTCTGCACGTTGGATTCACCCGAGGTGGCGGCGGCCGTGGCAGCCTTGACGGCGACGGTGGCCTTTTCCGGGCTGTAAACGGCGACGGAGGCAGCAATTTGGGCGGCGAGACTCGGGTTTGCGTTGACCGCATTGATGATGGCGGTGCGCAGTTGAGCGTCGGAAGCGGTCTCGATCGTGACGCCGGACGGCAGTTGGGCAGTCACAAGGGCACGAAGCGAGGATGCTGTCGGGGTCGAAGATTGCGTGGTGGTGGTGCCTTGGGCGGAGACCGAGACCACGGTGATCGGAGCCAGCGAAGCGATCAGAAGTGCGATCAGTTGCGTTTGAAGTTTCATAGCGTCCAAGAGAGGATGGTTAAGAGGATCAAATGATGGGAATATGGAGAATCCTCGGGATGACAAACCTTTTCTGTGCTGCCAACGTGGCCAAGTCTAACTAAAAGGCAAGAATTCTCCTGGTTTTACAACTCATTTAAGGTGTCGGACTTGCCGGAAAGCTGGGTCCATCCCAGTGCCTCCATGCGCAGGTACAGCTGTCGGCTGGTCCATGCATCGGTGGCGGCGTAGGTCAGCTGGCTTTCGCTCAGGTCGGGCCGAGCCCAGTTGGAGACTTGCGCGCCTTTGGAGATGCGGAAGCCCAACAGGAGGGCGGTCAGGCTACGCAGGCCCGTATTGACGATGCCGGCTGCCTGGCTGATGTCGGCCAGCTCGATGAAGCCCGCGGGCTTGAATTCGTAGTGCTCGCGCAGCTTGCGCACGTCGTCGTGGATCGCCACGCCCACTTTCTTGATCGCGGGATTGGAAAGCAGATCGAGCACGGGCTGGAGCTCGGTGAGCTGCAGGAGCTGGAAGAGGTAGATTTCTTCGGGGCCGCCCAGTTGGAGGACGGCAGGGGGGTAGTTCTGGCCGCGCTTGAAAGAAGGGCGGCTCTCGGTGTCGAAACCGAGGAGGGACTGGTGGGAAAGGGCTTCGGCTGCGGCGGCAACCTCCTCGTCGCGGCTGATGAGGCGGATGGGGCCTTCGTAGCGCCCGAGCGGCAGATCGTTGATCTGATCTTTGGAAATCGTGCTCGCGATCTGGTGGCTTATGGTAGCGGGTTCACTCACAACGGCTTTAACTTCGACTATTCGTGCGTTGGGCTTAACCTTACTCCCGGCAAGTTCCTTTCTGCAAACTCTTTTTCCGTTCTGCTTCAGCCTGCGAGGTAGGGTGTCAGGCGGTCTCGCAGTGCATCGGGCAGGATGGACGGGGCGATCCCCAGGCTGCCCGGCTCCCGACGGGCATAGACGGTCGTGTATTGCCCCACCGCGTGGACGGCCTCTCCTCGGCGCAAAGTGAATTCCCAGCGCAGGGCCGAGGAGCGCATCTCCAAAAGGCGGGCCTCGATGGTAAAAACATCGTCGAAATAGAGCGGTCGTCGGTAGTCGCACTGCACCGCGCGCTTCGGGAAGCCCGCCAGCGCTTCGCCTCCCCGGAAGACCGGCCAGTCGATGCGGCGAAAGAGCGCGGCCTCGGCTTCTTCCATGTAGCGAAAGAAGTTACTGAAGTGCACGAGCCCGGCCGCATCGGTCTCTGCAAAGGCCACACGGCGCTCATGGACAAAGGTTTCCGGCATGCACCCCAAGGTGGCGGGTGTGGGTGTTTTGGCAAGCCGCATGCGCAGGGGGTGGAGATTCGCGCTTGCTCGGATGTCCCTGAGCCCTTCAAGATGATCGGTTCATGACTGCGCGTCGCGCCATCCGCCGTCACTACACGCGAGCCGCCCTCCAGCGCTGGCTGGAGCGTCTGGCTGTGCCCTGGGAGCAATACTTCGAGCGTCACGAGCTGCAGCTGGGGCGCGAATGGTATCGCAGCGGCGTCCTGCAATCGGTCGAACTGGAGCCGGAGCTGGCCGTCGTCTCCCGCAAGCACGACCGGACGCCTACTTACGCCACCCTGGAGTGGGATGCCGAGCGCCTGCGGGTGCGCGCCTCGCACGAAGATGCGATGCAGGGCCGGGCCCTGGCCGTGGCGGGGCTTTACGAGATCGAAGAGCTGGTGGGCGACGAGCTGACCCCGCTGCCGGAGAAGCTCGACGACGCGGAGCCGGAGGATGACGAAGAGACGGCTCCGGCCGATGTCAACCGGCGTTCCTCCTTGCAAGCCCCGGAGCCCGCAGGCCCTCCGCCGGTGGAGCTCGACTGGAGCCTCACGCCCAAGGGCCTGCGCCTGCGTGCCTTCTGGCGCGAAGGGCTCGATGGGCCGCGACGCCCGATCAATGGCGAGGCGGTGCTCGACCGCCCGGCGCGGGAGGCTTTGATCCGCTTGACCGCGAAGGTGCACCAAAGCTCCCTTCAGCCCCGCAAGCACGGCGAGTTTGTGCTCGAAGATTCGGACCGACTGGTCGATTTCGTGCGCGTGGAGCTGCCGCGCTGGCAGGAAGCCTTCCCCTCGCAAGTTTCGCCCGAAGTCGAGCGGCTCGCGCGTGGGGTGCAGGTGGTGCGCGGCTGGCTGGAGGCTCACATCGAGCAGGGCGAGGTGCGGCTGGGCTGGCAACTGCGCGTGCAGGGCAAGGTGCTGCCCGAAGATGTTTTGCGCCGCCTGCTGGCCCGCCCGAACCAGGTGCTGGTGCACGCCGAGTGGGGGCTACTGGCTTGGCCTTCGTCCTGGCAGGGCTGGTTGACCGGCGGGGTGGCGGCCGAGGCGCTGAAGGGTAACCGCCCGTGCCCGCGCTACCTCCTGCGCGCCTTGCTCGACCAGAGCCCCTTCCGCGTGGAGCTGGGGGGCGAGCTGCACGAGTGGGAGGCGCTGGTGCGCGGAGGCCCGCAAGAGCTGGAAGGCTTGCCGCCGGAGCTGCGCGATTACCAGAAGCAAGGCGTCGAATGGCTCCACCACGTGTTGCAGGTAGGCGGGCATCCGCTGCTGGCCGACGAGATGGGCCTCGGCAAGACGCTCCAGACCCTTTGCCTCCTACAGCGGATCTGGGCGCAACAGCCGTCTCCGCTGCTCGTGGTGGCCCCGGCCAGCGTCGTGCCCGTATGGCAACGCGAAGCCCAGCGCTGGTTCCCGGAACTGCCGGTGCGCATTGTCGATCGCCAGTTGCGCGAGGCATTTGCCGAAGAGCCAGCGTTGTATCTTTCGAGCTACGCCCAGGTCCGCCGGCGCAAGGCGTGGTTTACCCAAGGGCGTTGGCAGACGGTCGTGCTCGATGAGGCTCATACGATCAAGAACCCGGGGGCGAAAGTCACCCAGGCCTGCTGGGATCTGAAGGCCGATCAACGCCTCGCGCTGACAGGTACCCCGGTGGAAAACCGGCCTCTCGACCTGTGGTCGATCATGCGCTACCTCATGCCGGGCCTGCTCGGCAGTGCCCAGCGCTGGGAAGAGGGCGCGGCGACGGCGGGAGACACCACGGCAGTGGCCGAACTACGGCAGCGCTGCGAGCCCTTTATGCTGCGGCGGACGAAAGACCGCGTGGCGCAAGAGCTGCCGCCCAAGACCGAGATGGTCGAATGGTG
The window above is part of the Verrucomicrobiota bacterium JB022 genome. Proteins encoded here:
- a CDS encoding thioesterase family protein; the protein is MPETFVHERRVAFAETDAAGLVHFSNFFRYMEEAEAALFRRIDWPVFRGGEALAGFPKRAVQCDYRRPLYFDDVFTIEARLLEMRSSALRWEFTLRRGEAVHAVGQYTTVYARREPGSLGIAPSILPDALRDRLTPYLAG
- a CDS encoding 3'-5' exonuclease encodes the protein MSEPATISHQIASTISKDQINDLPLGRYEGPIRLISRDEEVAAAAEALSHQSLLGFDTESRPSFKRGQNYPPAVLQLGGPEEIYLFQLLQLTELQPVLDLLSNPAIKKVGVAIHDDVRKLREHYEFKPAGFIELADISQAAGIVNTGLRSLTALLLGFRISKGAQVSNWARPDLSESQLTYAATDAWTSRQLYLRMEALGWTQLSGKSDTLNEL
- a CDS encoding DEAD/DEAH box helicase; the protein is MTARRAIRRHYTRAALQRWLERLAVPWEQYFERHELQLGREWYRSGVLQSVELEPELAVVSRKHDRTPTYATLEWDAERLRVRASHEDAMQGRALAVAGLYEIEELVGDELTPLPEKLDDAEPEDDEETAPADVNRRSSLQAPEPAGPPPVELDWSLTPKGLRLRAFWREGLDGPRRPINGEAVLDRPAREALIRLTAKVHQSSLQPRKHGEFVLEDSDRLVDFVRVELPRWQEAFPSQVSPEVERLARGVQVVRGWLEAHIEQGEVRLGWQLRVQGKVLPEDVLRRLLARPNQVLVHAEWGLLAWPSSWQGWLTGGVAAEALKGNRPCPRYLLRALLDQSPFRVELGGELHEWEALVRGGPQELEGLPPELRDYQKQGVEWLHHVLQVGGHPLLADEMGLGKTLQTLCLLQRIWAQQPSPLLVVAPASVVPVWQREAQRWFPELPVRIVDRQLREAFAEEPALYLSSYAQVRRRKAWFTQGRWQTVVLDEAHTIKNPGAKVTQACWDLKADQRLALTGTPVENRPLDLWSIMRYLMPGLLGSAQRWEEGAATAGDTTAVAELRQRCEPFMLRRTKDRVAQELPPKTEMVEWCPLTPSQRHLYQQLTEGNTVNAEGGWSQGRMQVLSLLTRLRQVCCDPSLLPGEKHAWAHSAKIVRLLELLEPVVASGHKVVIFSQFTQLLDRVGKALGAELPNLRQFELTGQTRKRGQLVEDFQEHAGAAAFLVSLKAGGVGITLHAADYVFLLDPWWNPAVEAQAIDRVHRIGQERPVMVYRLVTRGTVEERVEELKQQKSALLAEIVDDVSGPAALEREFDSLLELIRYRVTAD
- a CDS encoding TonB-dependent receptor; its protein translation is MKKPFMPLTLIPLLALPVWAEEPEVFELAPIAVTPSLTANETPASGFELPVTLLRYETRVDVQSRGLAETQADVSIRGGIFENTSFTLGALPLYDPQTGHYFAELPVDPHMLRRPTVMTGVAHALGGFNATSGTVAYQFAPIDTRGELSLGYTLPDGNSQSLYQGYRLEQPVLGRQLAVDFGAARSLGDGTVDRGDYQMERLSGRVQLRGEQGQTDVFAAYMDKEYGWPNMYTGGLYGTANEYDAYEVFLTGFNHQQRYGEGSELAVGGYYRSLLDDYEFNRDAPNNAFEHETRVWGGGVQGRHVFGPAWALVYSSSLLADTLESTGLTHGKFMSRTYWSVDAAAEYSHHLSAESDLSLLAGTSYLETNRDKGTVSPLARVAWQHRGDQRTQQVYAEVAGDSQVMGYTALNSSETGGLFRGNRALGPVRTTNYEFGYQIDTETLSARAAIFYRTAQDFVDWVYITGGTGARYARAFDVDTTGVELMATRRWEAASATLGYAYLDKDPELGSLEGGFDASFYGLNYAEHRLTLSGVLNLPSFLEWRADVEAREQEENALRQDGDRALLISLGLTWNVQWVERLSLDLVVDNVLNTNFQDLPGTPGEGRSGSLRAIYRW